A section of the Kribbella sp. HUAS MG21 genome encodes:
- a CDS encoding ATP-binding cassette domain-containing protein produces the protein MLRVAGLTRRFGDHLALDDVTFDVVPGRMTGFVGANGAGKTTTMRIILGVLAATAGEVRWHGEPLTQAVRRDFGYMPEERGLYPKMKIHDQLVFFGRLHGLDPERASERANKILERLGLAERAGDILETLSLGNQQRVQIAAALVHEPIALVLDEPFSGLDPLAVDAMVDLLREEVTPEVPVLFSSHQLDLVERLCDDLVVLSRGKVVAAGSVAELSAGSSTTYRLVVDGDAGWLRDIRGVEVRDVAGGTALFDVLDEAMEQKILQEALSRGPVREFGPERVALSDVFREATR, from the coding sequence ATGCTGAGGGTGGCTGGGCTCACCCGGCGGTTCGGTGATCATCTGGCGCTGGACGACGTGACCTTCGACGTCGTGCCGGGACGGATGACCGGATTCGTCGGGGCCAACGGCGCCGGGAAGACGACGACGATGCGGATCATCCTCGGCGTCCTGGCCGCGACCGCCGGCGAGGTGCGCTGGCACGGCGAGCCGCTGACACAGGCGGTCCGCCGGGACTTCGGCTACATGCCCGAGGAACGCGGGCTGTACCCGAAGATGAAGATCCACGACCAGCTGGTGTTCTTCGGCCGGCTGCACGGGCTCGACCCGGAACGGGCGTCCGAGCGGGCGAACAAGATCCTCGAGCGGCTCGGGCTCGCCGAGCGCGCCGGCGACATCCTCGAGACGCTGTCGCTGGGCAACCAGCAGCGGGTGCAGATCGCGGCCGCGCTGGTGCACGAGCCGATCGCGCTGGTGCTCGACGAGCCGTTCAGCGGCCTCGACCCGCTCGCCGTCGACGCGATGGTCGACCTGCTCCGCGAGGAGGTCACGCCCGAGGTGCCGGTGCTGTTCTCCAGTCATCAGCTCGACCTGGTCGAGCGGCTCTGCGACGACCTGGTCGTGCTGTCCCGCGGCAAGGTGGTCGCGGCCGGGTCCGTCGCGGAGCTGTCCGCCGGCTCGTCGACGACGTACCGGCTGGTGGTGGACGGCGACGCCGGGTGGTTGCGGGACATCCGCGGCGTCGAGGTGCGCGACGTCGCCGGCGGTACGGCGCTGTTCGACGTACTCGACGAGGCAATGGAGCAGAAGATCTTGCAGGAGGCGCTCAGCCGCGGGCCGGTGCGCGAGTTCGGGCCGGAGCGGGTGGCGCTCAGCGACGTCTTCCGGGAGGCGACCCGATGA
- a CDS encoding response regulator transcription factor, whose amino-acid sequence MSDDPMRVLLVDDQDLVRAGFRMILSVEPDIEVVGEASDGEKAIELALALRPDVVLMDVQMPGMDGITATQRIVAEDAGKVVILTTFDRDDYLFESLGAGASGFLLKNTAPEDLVEAIQVVHSGHALLAPEVTRRVIKRFTGGGERVYRPDLLADLTEREREVLGLIARGLTNTEIAAQLYVGEATVKTHVSRVLLKLGLRDRVQAVVFAYECGLVTPGDDPIG is encoded by the coding sequence ATGAGTGACGACCCGATGCGGGTGTTGCTGGTGGACGACCAGGACCTGGTCCGGGCCGGGTTCCGGATGATCCTGTCGGTCGAGCCGGACATCGAGGTGGTCGGCGAGGCGTCCGACGGCGAGAAGGCCATCGAGTTGGCGCTCGCGTTGCGGCCGGACGTCGTACTGATGGACGTCCAGATGCCCGGGATGGACGGGATCACCGCGACCCAGCGGATCGTCGCGGAGGACGCCGGGAAGGTGGTCATCCTGACGACCTTCGACCGCGACGACTATCTCTTCGAGTCGCTCGGCGCCGGCGCGAGCGGCTTCCTGCTCAAGAACACCGCGCCCGAGGACCTGGTCGAGGCGATCCAGGTCGTGCACTCCGGGCACGCGCTGCTGGCGCCGGAGGTGACCCGGCGGGTGATCAAGCGGTTCACCGGCGGGGGAGAGCGGGTGTACCGGCCGGACCTGCTCGCGGACCTGACCGAACGCGAGCGCGAGGTGCTCGGGCTGATCGCCCGCGGCCTCACCAACACCGAGATCGCCGCCCAGCTGTACGTCGGCGAGGCGACCGTCAAGACCCACGTCTCGCGGGTGCTGCTGAAGCTCGGCCTGCGCGACCGCGTCCAGGCGGTGGTTTTCGCGTACGAGTGCGGGCTGGTCACGCCTGGCGACGACCCGATCGGCTGA
- a CDS encoding sensor histidine kinase: MSTVELRTDAEPGTPPASGTPGPSGTALRGWTRPGPTAREQRYDVLLGLGMAAVGLFGTELARGASPTEVDLGIGGVEPYVLSAAAALPLCFRRRWPVPVLLAVAAMFVVNGERAVFAFAGNLVTQSTMFMAIYAAVAWARDRRLMKAAVTVVFVGMFSWLALNFVQALRNNAIDGPNDALFSPYVSSVILTVALNVLYFFGAYFWGRTAWNTARQRQELEQQATALATQQEANSRRAVIDERLRISRELHDVVAHHISSIGIQAGGARRVMDTDPEAAKNALNVIEESSRTAVNEMRQLLGMLRAADPDDDVTAPDPKAPQAGADRLPALIAEVNSLGLEVGFHQIGAPAELPQTVSVSVYRIAQEALANVRKHSTARSAHLTLRYLGEAVELEVLDDGRPKHAPVGSRLGHVGIRERVALLGGESEIGPRPVGGFRVRVRIPLDPQNRPLAGGAVDE; this comes from the coding sequence ATGTCCACGGTTGAGCTGCGTACGGATGCCGAACCGGGCACGCCGCCCGCGTCCGGTACGCCGGGCCCGTCCGGTACGGCGCTCCGCGGCTGGACCAGGCCCGGTCCGACGGCCCGCGAGCAGCGGTACGACGTACTGCTGGGGCTCGGGATGGCGGCCGTGGGACTGTTCGGGACCGAGCTGGCCCGCGGGGCGTCGCCGACCGAGGTGGACCTCGGCATCGGCGGGGTGGAGCCGTACGTGCTCAGCGCGGCCGCGGCGCTGCCGCTGTGCTTCCGTCGTCGCTGGCCGGTGCCGGTGCTGCTGGCGGTCGCGGCGATGTTCGTGGTGAACGGCGAGCGGGCGGTGTTCGCGTTCGCGGGCAACCTGGTGACGCAGTCGACGATGTTCATGGCGATCTACGCGGCCGTCGCGTGGGCCCGGGACCGGCGGCTGATGAAGGCCGCTGTCACGGTCGTGTTCGTCGGGATGTTCAGCTGGCTGGCGCTCAACTTCGTGCAGGCGCTGCGGAACAACGCGATCGACGGGCCGAACGACGCCCTGTTCTCGCCGTACGTCTCGAGTGTGATCCTGACTGTGGCGCTGAACGTGCTGTACTTCTTCGGCGCCTACTTCTGGGGCCGGACCGCGTGGAACACCGCGCGGCAGCGGCAGGAGCTGGAGCAGCAGGCGACCGCCCTGGCGACCCAGCAGGAGGCGAACTCGCGGCGCGCGGTCATCGACGAGCGGCTGCGGATCTCCCGCGAGCTCCACGACGTCGTGGCGCACCACATCAGCAGCATCGGCATCCAGGCCGGCGGCGCGCGCCGGGTGATGGACACCGACCCGGAGGCCGCGAAGAACGCGCTGAACGTGATCGAGGAGTCCAGCCGGACGGCGGTCAACGAGATGCGGCAGCTGCTCGGCATGCTCCGCGCGGCGGATCCCGACGACGACGTCACGGCGCCGGACCCGAAGGCGCCGCAGGCGGGCGCGGACCGGCTGCCGGCGCTGATCGCGGAGGTGAACAGCCTCGGGCTGGAGGTCGGGTTCCACCAGATCGGCGCGCCCGCGGAGCTGCCGCAGACGGTGTCGGTCTCGGTGTACCGGATCGCCCAGGAGGCGCTCGCGAACGTCCGCAAGCACTCGACCGCGCGCAGCGCCCACCTCACACTGCGTTACCTCGGCGAGGCGGTCGAGCTGGAGGTCCTCGACGACGGCCGCCCGAAGCACGCGCCGGTCGGCAGCCGGCTCGGCCACGTCGGGATCCGCGAGCGTGTCGCGCTGCTCGGCGGCGAGAGTGAGATCGGCCCGCGGCCCGTGGGAGGATTCCGGGTCCGGGTCCGGATCCCGCTGGACCCGCAGAACCGTCCGTTGGCTGGGGGAGCTGTTGATGAGTGA
- the lipA gene encoding lipoyl synthase produces MTIAPEGRKLLRLEVRNAETPIERKPEWIKTRAKMGPEYQALQKLVKSEQLHTVCQEAGCPNIFECWEDREATFLIGGDQCTRRCDFCQIDTGKPQALDRDEPRRVAESVRTMGLRYATVTGVARDDLDDGGAWLYAETIRQIHELNPGTGVEMLAPDFNAVPEQLAEVFSSRPEVFAHNVETVPRIFRRIRPGFRYERSLDVITQARDYGLVTKSNLILGMGETRDEVSQALKDLHAAGCEIITITQYLRPSVRHHPVERWVKPEEFVELQDEATEIGFAGVMSGPLVRSSYRAGRLYRQAVESRMNATQA; encoded by the coding sequence GTGACCATCGCCCCAGAAGGACGGAAACTGCTCAGGCTCGAGGTGCGCAACGCGGAGACCCCGATCGAGCGCAAACCCGAGTGGATCAAGACCCGCGCCAAGATGGGCCCGGAGTACCAGGCGCTGCAGAAGCTCGTGAAGTCCGAGCAGCTGCACACGGTGTGCCAGGAAGCCGGCTGCCCGAACATCTTCGAGTGCTGGGAGGACCGCGAGGCGACCTTCCTGATCGGCGGTGACCAGTGCACGCGGCGCTGTGACTTCTGCCAGATCGACACCGGCAAGCCGCAGGCGCTGGACCGCGACGAGCCGCGCCGGGTCGCCGAGTCGGTGCGCACCATGGGCCTGCGATACGCGACCGTGACCGGCGTCGCCCGCGACGACCTGGACGACGGCGGCGCCTGGCTGTACGCCGAGACCATCCGGCAGATCCACGAGCTCAACCCGGGCACCGGCGTGGAGATGCTCGCGCCGGACTTCAACGCCGTACCGGAGCAGCTCGCCGAGGTGTTCTCGTCGCGACCGGAGGTGTTCGCGCACAACGTCGAGACGGTGCCGCGGATCTTCCGCCGGATCCGGCCCGGTTTCCGGTACGAGCGCTCGCTCGACGTCATCACCCAGGCCCGCGACTACGGGCTGGTCACCAAGTCGAACCTGATCCTCGGCATGGGCGAGACCCGCGACGAGGTCAGCCAGGCGCTGAAGGACCTGCACGCGGCCGGCTGCGAGATCATCACGATCACGCAGTACCTGCGCCCGTCGGTGCGGCACCACCCGGTCGAGCGCTGGGTGAAGCCGGAGGAGTTCGTCGAGCTCCAGGACGAGGCGACCGAGATCGGTTTCGCCGGAGTCATGTCCGGTCCGCTGGTACGGTCCTCCTACCGCGCCGGACGGTTGTACCGCCAGGCCGTTGAGTCACGTATGAACGCCACCCAGGCATAA
- a CDS encoding DUF4191 domain-containing protein, with translation MAKNDAPAEKTSRLKQIRSAYQLTKKSEPLVGLVLAGIFLGIVGLAVLGGFFVGPLLVWVPLGVALGFLAATIVFGRKVEKAAYSQIEGQAGAAASALQTLRRGWNVTPAVAVTKNSDIVHRVVGRPGIVLVGEGQASRVKNLLTAEAKKHSRVAGGAPVTQIIAGQGEDEVDIRKLTKHVMKLPAVLQPSEITDLLQRLKALDAVRPQVPMPKGPVPTSLKGARQAMRGR, from the coding sequence ATGGCCAAGAACGACGCGCCCGCAGAGAAGACGAGCCGGCTCAAGCAGATCCGGTCGGCGTACCAGCTGACCAAGAAGTCCGAGCCGCTCGTCGGTCTGGTGCTGGCCGGGATCTTCCTCGGCATCGTCGGGCTGGCGGTGCTGGGCGGGTTCTTCGTCGGGCCGCTGCTGGTGTGGGTCCCGCTCGGCGTCGCGCTCGGCTTCCTGGCCGCCACGATCGTGTTCGGCCGCAAGGTCGAGAAGGCGGCGTACAGCCAGATCGAGGGCCAAGCCGGCGCCGCCGCGTCCGCGCTGCAGACGCTGCGCCGCGGCTGGAACGTGACGCCCGCGGTCGCGGTCACGAAGAACTCCGACATCGTCCACCGGGTGGTCGGCCGGCCGGGCATCGTGCTGGTCGGCGAGGGCCAGGCGAGCCGGGTGAAGAACCTGCTCACCGCCGAGGCGAAGAAGCACAGCCGGGTGGCGGGCGGCGCGCCGGTGACCCAGATCATCGCCGGTCAGGGCGAGGACGAGGTCGACATCCGCAAGCTCACCAAGCACGTGATGAAGCTGCCGGCGGTCCTGCAGCCGTCCGAGATCACCGACCTGCTGCAGCGGCTCAAGGCGCTGGACGCGGTCCGGCCGCAGGTGCCGATGCCGAAGGGGCCGGTGCCGACCAGTCTCAAGGGCGCCCGCCAGGCGATGCGCGGACGCTGA
- a CDS encoding cyclopropane-fatty-acyl-phospholipid synthase family protein: protein MTELMPRVRHAVHEPAPDAWPTLARPRSNPVRRYGAATAIKLVAKDLPATIHLDSNRSYGLGGPAMRVHRTSAFLDRLGHDAGSGFGEAYLAGDWDPEPGTDLADLLVPFAERFSNEETRHLLPKWAQSLRWLVTKSQPGEQENDRAGARENISRHYDLSNAMFAEFLDPTLTYSAAYFGDTASADLSTASYDELTGAQLRKLDAILDAAGVRSGSRVLDVGCGWASLAIRAAQRGAWVTAITIASQQALLAQRRIAEAGVGDRVQVALRDYRDQIGEFDAVLSVEMIEAVGEKYWPVYFDAIERRLAPGGVGVVQAIVMPHERMLATRNTFTWVQKYIFPGGLIPSVKVIEDVTAQHTGLRAEVIRHLGADYARTLRIWRNRFIEHWPAIAELGFDDTFRRMWEFYLAYSEAGFRTGYLDDVQLLLTRR from the coding sequence ATGACGGAGCTGATGCCGCGCGTGCGGCACGCGGTGCACGAACCGGCGCCCGACGCGTGGCCGACGCTGGCCCGTCCGCGCTCCAACCCGGTCCGGCGGTACGGCGCCGCGACCGCGATCAAGCTGGTCGCGAAGGACCTGCCCGCGACGATCCACCTGGACAGCAACCGGTCCTACGGGCTGGGTGGGCCCGCGATGCGGGTGCACCGGACGTCGGCGTTCCTGGACCGGCTCGGGCACGACGCCGGCTCCGGTTTCGGCGAGGCGTACCTGGCCGGCGACTGGGACCCGGAGCCTGGCACCGACCTGGCGGACCTGCTGGTCCCGTTCGCCGAGCGGTTCAGCAACGAGGAGACCCGGCACCTGCTGCCGAAGTGGGCGCAGTCGCTGCGCTGGCTGGTCACGAAGTCGCAGCCGGGCGAGCAGGAGAACGACCGCGCCGGCGCCCGCGAGAACATCAGCCGGCACTACGACCTGAGCAACGCGATGTTCGCCGAGTTCCTCGACCCCACGCTGACGTACTCCGCCGCGTACTTCGGGGACACCGCCTCCGCCGACCTGAGCACCGCGTCGTACGACGAACTCACCGGCGCCCAACTGCGCAAGCTCGACGCGATCCTGGACGCGGCCGGCGTCCGGTCCGGGTCCCGGGTGCTGGACGTCGGCTGCGGCTGGGCGAGCCTGGCGATCCGGGCCGCGCAGCGCGGCGCGTGGGTGACCGCGATCACGATCGCCTCGCAGCAGGCGCTGCTCGCGCAGCGCCGGATCGCCGAGGCCGGTGTCGGCGACCGGGTCCAGGTCGCGCTGCGGGACTACCGCGACCAGATCGGCGAGTTCGACGCGGTGCTGAGCGTGGAGATGATCGAGGCGGTCGGCGAGAAGTACTGGCCGGTGTACTTCGACGCGATCGAGCGCCGGCTGGCGCCCGGCGGGGTCGGCGTCGTGCAGGCGATCGTGATGCCGCACGAGCGGATGCTCGCCACCCGGAACACCTTCACCTGGGTGCAGAAGTACATCTTCCCCGGCGGCCTGATCCCGTCGGTCAAGGTGATCGAGGACGTCACCGCGCAGCACACCGGGCTGCGGGCCGAGGTGATCCGGCACCTCGGCGCCGACTACGCGCGGACGCTGCGGATCTGGCGGAACCGGTTCATCGAGCACTGGCCGGCGATCGCCGAGCTCGGCTTCGACGACACGTTCCGGCGGATGTGGGAGTTCTACCTCGCGTACTCCGAGGCGGGCTTCCGGACCGGTTACCTGGACGACGTCCAGCTGCTGCTGACCAGGCGCTAA
- a CDS encoding RDD family protein, with protein sequence MASSAASATGPSEEFRYPGNRLGLPEDGPGSVASWGRRVLALVIDWLVAGLVASVFAGQPMWAGGNSFSLMHSAVFFAMSAILAGLAGATIGHRLCGLRVMAVGRGTAYTGQPGLLAGLVRSLLILLVIPAVVFDRDRRGLHDLAAKTVVVRR encoded by the coding sequence ATGGCATCATCCGCGGCGAGCGCCACAGGACCCTCCGAAGAATTCCGCTACCCGGGCAACCGGCTGGGCCTGCCCGAGGACGGTCCGGGGTCGGTCGCGAGCTGGGGCCGCCGCGTCCTGGCGCTGGTCATCGACTGGCTGGTCGCGGGCCTGGTGGCGTCGGTCTTCGCCGGCCAGCCGATGTGGGCCGGCGGGAACAGCTTCAGCCTGATGCACTCGGCGGTCTTCTTCGCGATGAGCGCGATCCTCGCCGGTCTGGCCGGCGCGACCATCGGCCACCGGCTGTGCGGGCTGCGGGTGATGGCGGTCGGCCGCGGTACGGCGTACACCGGGCAGCCGGGGCTGCTCGCGGGCCTGGTCCGTTCCCTGCTGATCCTGCTGGTGATCCCCGCGGTGGTGTTCGACCGCGACCGGCGCGGCCTGCATGACCTAGCCGCGAAGACAGTGGTGGTACGCCGTTAG
- the glnA gene encoding type I glutamate--ammonia ligase: MFSSAEELLAYVKDEGVEIIDVRFCDLPGIMQHFTVPVSSFGPEVFEEGLMFDGSSVRGFQQIHESDMKLLPDPTSAFIDEYRGTKTLAINFFVHDPLTGEAYSRDPRNIARKAQEYLKSTGIADTAFFAPEAEFYVFDDVRFETKANSGHYSIDSVAGAWNTGRVEDGGNRGYKVRYKGGYFPVAPTDHFGDLRDDITLALERSGLVVERAHHEVGTAGQAEINFRFDELLKSADNVMKFKYIVKNTAWAAGKTATFMPKPIFGDNGSGMHCHQSLWSGGDPLFYDESGYGGLSDTARWYIGGLLKHAPSLLAFTNPTVNSYHRLVPGFEAPVNLVYSQRNRSACIRIPITGSNPKAKRIEFRCPDPSANPYLAFAAQLLAGLDGIRNKIEPADPVDKDLYELPPEEHQGIAQVPTSLPAVIDALEADHAFLLEGDVFTEDLIETWIDLKRENEIAPIQLRPHPHEFELYYDV, encoded by the coding sequence ATGTTTTCCAGCGCGGAGGAGCTGCTCGCCTACGTCAAGGACGAAGGCGTCGAGATCATCGACGTCCGGTTCTGCGACCTGCCGGGCATCATGCAGCACTTCACCGTCCCGGTGTCGTCGTTCGGTCCAGAGGTCTTCGAAGAGGGCCTGATGTTCGACGGTTCGTCGGTGCGCGGCTTCCAGCAGATCCACGAGTCGGACATGAAGCTGCTGCCGGACCCGACCAGCGCCTTCATCGACGAGTACCGCGGCACCAAGACGCTGGCGATCAACTTCTTCGTGCACGACCCGCTGACCGGTGAGGCGTACAGCCGCGACCCGCGCAACATCGCGCGGAAGGCGCAGGAGTACCTGAAGTCGACCGGGATCGCGGACACCGCGTTCTTCGCGCCGGAGGCCGAGTTCTACGTCTTCGACGACGTCCGCTTCGAGACCAAGGCGAACTCCGGCCACTACTCGATCGACTCCGTCGCCGGCGCCTGGAACACCGGCCGGGTCGAGGACGGCGGCAACCGCGGCTACAAGGTCCGCTACAAGGGTGGCTACTTCCCGGTCGCGCCGACCGACCACTTCGGCGACCTGCGCGACGACATCACGCTGGCCCTGGAGCGCTCCGGCCTGGTCGTCGAGCGCGCCCACCACGAGGTCGGTACGGCGGGTCAGGCGGAGATCAACTTCCGCTTCGACGAGCTGCTGAAGTCCGCCGACAACGTGATGAAGTTCAAGTACATCGTCAAGAACACCGCCTGGGCGGCCGGCAAGACCGCGACCTTCATGCCGAAGCCGATCTTCGGTGACAACGGCTCCGGTATGCACTGCCACCAGTCGCTGTGGAGCGGCGGCGACCCGCTGTTCTACGACGAGTCCGGGTACGGCGGCCTGTCCGACACCGCGCGCTGGTACATCGGCGGTCTGCTCAAGCACGCGCCGTCGCTGCTCGCCTTCACGAACCCGACGGTGAACTCCTACCACCGCCTGGTGCCGGGCTTCGAGGCGCCGGTCAACCTGGTCTACTCGCAGCGCAACCGCTCGGCCTGCATCCGGATCCCGATCACCGGGTCGAACCCGAAGGCCAAGCGCATCGAGTTCCGCTGCCCCGACCCGTCGGCGAACCCGTACCTGGCCTTCGCGGCCCAGCTGCTGGCCGGCCTGGACGGTATCCGCAACAAGATCGAGCCGGCCGACCCGGTCGACAAGGACCTCTACGAGCTGCCGCCGGAGGAGCACCAGGGCATCGCCCAGGTCCCCACCTCGCTGCCGGCCGTGATCGACGCCCTCGAGGCCGACCACGCCTTCCTGCTCGAGGGCGACGTCTTCACCGAGGACCTGATCGAGACCTGGATCGACCTCAAGCGCGAGAACGAGATCGCCCCGATCCAGCTCCGCCCGCACCCGCACGAGTTCGAGCTGTACTACGACGTGTGA
- a CDS encoding glycoside hydrolase family 76 protein encodes MSRPALVLKVLMAGAGLLAAALVAPPAGADPGPASAGSAAGATAVARARVAADQLMSSYEPNKAWFPSSWWNSAVALQTIGDYMQRTGDRRYLAQLDNTFEKDKGAFPAGYLSGDELWGNFTSRAIDDSEWWGLTWIQTYDLTKDRKYLDMAVTIARFVEDYWDDTCGGGVWWNAERTYKNAVTNGLWIRLTAELHNRLPGDTYWLGRAQQGWNWLNGSGMINDAGLVNDGLNDNCESNGDTVWTYNQGLAIGAGLELWRATHNPELLTTVRRLADSAIAPGGLVTDGVLTEYCDAPGRVCDDNAKQFKGIFMRYWMDLADTTRDRRYADFVAQQAATVWEHNRDASDRLGVHWSGATPNVFDWRTQASALSALIAAVPPTRPVRSLSATTDPSLPVVMPATGSATHVKIKVDVQATGPVGDQVPVVVQAAAPAGWTVTPARSTVTLRTRGNAVPVQSSVEVDVTIPAGAADGLHSVTATATSGSQLSFTTRSDILVAHEADFDTGTAAETPWLHDADGSQSNGVQNRFADGHSYFVYRFPFPADASSASVSLTIDNEFVIQLSGDGQNWTTVATETNEVHGGENKAVRTFDLTPYLGAGKAAHVRISDSFPNTGWGGRVYHVTATYN; translated from the coding sequence GTGAGCCGTCCTGCGCTAGTTCTGAAGGTTCTGATGGCGGGGGCGGGCCTGCTCGCCGCCGCCCTCGTCGCACCACCCGCGGGAGCCGACCCCGGCCCCGCGTCCGCCGGTTCGGCCGCGGGTGCGACCGCGGTCGCCCGGGCCCGGGTCGCCGCCGACCAGCTGATGAGCTCGTACGAGCCGAACAAGGCCTGGTTCCCGTCGAGCTGGTGGAACTCCGCCGTCGCGCTGCAGACGATCGGGGACTACATGCAGCGCACCGGCGACCGCCGGTACCTCGCCCAGCTGGACAACACGTTCGAGAAGGACAAGGGCGCGTTCCCGGCGGGCTACCTGTCCGGCGACGAACTGTGGGGGAACTTCACCAGCCGCGCCATCGACGACTCCGAGTGGTGGGGCCTGACCTGGATCCAGACGTACGACCTGACGAAGGACCGCAAGTACCTCGACATGGCTGTCACGATCGCGCGTTTCGTCGAGGACTACTGGGACGACACCTGCGGTGGTGGCGTCTGGTGGAACGCGGAACGCACGTACAAGAACGCCGTCACCAACGGCCTCTGGATCCGCCTGACCGCGGAGCTGCACAACCGGCTGCCGGGGGACACGTACTGGCTCGGCCGCGCCCAGCAGGGCTGGAACTGGCTGAACGGCAGCGGCATGATCAACGACGCCGGCCTGGTCAACGACGGCCTGAACGACAACTGCGAGAGCAACGGCGACACGGTCTGGACCTACAACCAGGGCCTGGCGATCGGCGCGGGCCTCGAACTCTGGCGCGCGACCCACAACCCGGAACTGCTGACCACGGTACGGCGACTCGCCGACTCCGCGATCGCGCCGGGCGGACTCGTCACCGACGGCGTGCTGACCGAGTACTGCGACGCGCCCGGGCGCGTGTGTGACGACAACGCGAAGCAGTTCAAGGGCATCTTCATGAGGTACTGGATGGACCTCGCCGACACCACCCGCGACCGCCGGTACGCCGACTTCGTCGCCCAGCAGGCCGCTACGGTCTGGGAGCACAACCGCGACGCGTCCGACCGGCTCGGCGTGCACTGGTCCGGCGCCACTCCGAACGTCTTCGACTGGCGGACCCAGGCCAGCGCGCTCAGCGCGCTGATCGCCGCCGTACCGCCGACGCGTCCGGTGCGGTCCTTGTCCGCGACAACCGACCCGTCGCTTCCGGTGGTGATGCCCGCGACCGGCAGCGCGACCCACGTGAAGATCAAGGTCGACGTTCAGGCCACGGGTCCGGTCGGCGACCAGGTCCCGGTGGTCGTCCAGGCCGCGGCGCCGGCGGGCTGGACCGTGACGCCGGCCCGTTCGACCGTCACGCTCCGGACGCGCGGCAACGCCGTACCCGTGCAGTCGTCCGTCGAGGTCGACGTGACGATTCCCGCCGGGGCGGCCGACGGTCTGCACTCGGTGACCGCGACGGCGACCTCCGGATCGCAGCTGTCGTTCACGACCCGGTCCGACATCCTGGTCGCGCACGAGGCCGACTTCGACACCGGTACGGCGGCCGAGACGCCGTGGCTGCACGACGCCGACGGATCGCAGAGCAACGGCGTACAGAACCGGTTCGCCGACGGGCACTCGTACTTCGTCTACCGCTTCCCGTTCCCGGCCGACGCATCGTCGGCATCCGTATCGTTGACAATCGACAACGAGTTCGTCATCCAGCTCAGCGGCGACGGCCAGAACTGGACCACGGTCGCGACCGAGACCAACGAGGTCCACGGCGGCGAGAACAAGGCCGTCCGCACCTTCGACCTCACCCCGTACCTCGGCGCGGGCAAGGCAGCCCACGTCCGCATCTCCGACTCCTTCCCGAACACCGGCTGGGGCGGCCGCGTCTACCACGTCACCGCGACCTACAACTGA
- a CDS encoding LLM class flavin-dependent oxidoreductase → MTFLWYIPNQVDPGHRGDDAVQGHNGIERLTELARLTEDHGWSGALLGTGWGRPDTFTVATALAARTTTFQPLAAIRPGYWHPAHFASAASTLDQLTGGRLLINIVSGQDNLAAYGDSEGDQPQRYARTKEFLQLVRRLWTEEDVTFTGEYFSVTGSTVATRPVVREGRPHPRLYFGGASEAAQRVAATDADVQLFWGEPLDGIAARIARLRELEEELGREHPPLEFGLRITTLVRDTTDQAWADAEAKVAKMAEQQGTRDRRWFQAVGQQRLVDLAERGEVLDDNLYTAPGKYGGGGAGTTWLVGSPDDVAKSLRRYRDLGVTHFILSDTPYREETIRIGDQLLPLLT, encoded by the coding sequence ATGACTTTTCTCTGGTACATCCCGAACCAGGTCGACCCCGGCCACCGCGGGGACGACGCCGTCCAGGGGCACAACGGCATCGAGCGGCTGACCGAGCTCGCGCGACTCACCGAGGACCACGGCTGGTCCGGCGCGCTGCTCGGCACCGGCTGGGGACGGCCCGACACGTTCACCGTCGCGACCGCCCTGGCCGCGCGGACGACCACGTTCCAGCCGCTGGCCGCGATCCGGCCCGGCTACTGGCATCCCGCGCACTTCGCGTCCGCGGCGAGCACGCTCGACCAGCTCACCGGCGGGCGGCTGCTGATCAACATCGTCTCCGGCCAGGACAACCTCGCGGCGTACGGCGACAGCGAGGGCGACCAGCCGCAGCGCTACGCCCGCACCAAGGAGTTCCTCCAACTGGTACGGCGGTTGTGGACCGAGGAGGACGTGACGTTCACCGGCGAGTACTTCTCCGTGACGGGCTCCACGGTCGCCACGCGTCCCGTCGTACGGGAAGGTCGTCCGCATCCCCGTTTGTACTTCGGCGGCGCGTCGGAGGCGGCGCAGCGGGTGGCCGCGACTGATGCCGACGTACAGCTGTTCTGGGGTGAGCCGCTGGACGGGATCGCGGCACGGATCGCGCGGCTGCGGGAGCTGGAGGAAGAACTCGGGCGCGAGCATCCGCCGCTCGAGTTCGGGTTGCGGATCACCACACTCGTCCGGGACACGACCGACCAGGCCTGGGCCGACGCGGAGGCGAAGGTCGCGAAGATGGCGGAGCAGCAGGGAACGCGCGACCGCCGCTGGTTCCAGGCCGTCGGGCAGCAGCGCCTCGTCGACCTGGCCGAACGCGGCGAGGTCCTCGACGACAACCTCTACACCGCGCCCGGCAAGTACGGCGGTGGCGGCGCCGGCACCACCTGGCTCGTCGGCTCCCCCGACGACGTCGCGAAGTCGCTCCGCAGGTACCGCGACCTCGGCGTCACCCATTTCATCCTCTCCGACACGCCGTACCGCGAGGAGACGATCCGGATCGGCGACCAGCTGCTGCCGCTGCTCACCTGA